Proteins from a genomic interval of Quercus robur chromosome 9, dhQueRobu3.1, whole genome shotgun sequence:
- the LOC126698122 gene encoding G-type lectin S-receptor-like serine/threonine-protein kinase At5g24080 isoform X2, translating into MASSSWILLCLCLASFGACMVASHISLGSRLLASEDQTWVSDNGTFAFGFTPAEVRDQFELAIWFAELPGDRTLVWLANRNFPVTNNAILELDTTGNLVLIDGDTTVWMSNTSGASVEYAIMSESGNFILYSTPNYTVWQSFSHPTDTLLPNQPLTVSLGLTTSNSASQGGYYTLKMLQQPNSLTLALTYNLPKTYNNLPESFTNYSYWQAPDISNVTGDVVAVLDDAGSFGIVYGEFLDGAVYVYKNDNDIGGLSATSNMTTRSAVLRRLSLETNGNIRLYRWDDVNGLPQWVPEWAAVSNPCDIAGICGNGVCNLDRSETNASCTCLPGTSMVEGRSQCLENSSLIGKCDSQHKYSTSEFRISTVQQTNYYYSYFSVIANYSDIATVSKCGDACLSDCECVASVYGLDDGTPYCWVLRSLDFGGFKDADSTLFVKVRSNGSNTPEGKSGGSSEGSKNAREKVLVIPIVLSMTVLIGLLCLLLYYNIHRKRALKRALESSLILSGAPLNFSYRELQTRTWNFSQLIGTGGFGNVYKGSLADGTLVAVKKLDRVLPHGEKEFITEVNTIGSMHHMNLVRLCGYCSEGSQRLLVYEFMKNGSLDKWIFPSYNYRDRLLDWPTRFHIAVATAQGIAYFHEQCRNRIIHCDIKPENILLDENFCPKVSDFGLAKLMGREHSHVVTMVRGTRGYLAPEWVSNRPITVKADVYSYGMLLLEIIGGRRNLDTSLNAEDFFFPGWAFKMTNGTPIKVADRRLQGAAEEEELLRALKVAFWCIQDEVFTRPSMGDVVKMLEGSIDHINMPPMPQTVLELIEEGLDQVYKAMNTEFNQFSSFTINSTIHSHRSSQATCSHSTMSPR; encoded by the exons atggcttcttcttcttggatTTTGCTTTGCTTATGTCTAGCCAGTTTTGGCGCTTGCATGGTTGCTAGTCACATTAGTTTGGGTTCGAGACTGTTGGCTAGTGAGGACCAAACATGGGTTTCGGATAATGGCACGTTTGCTTTTGGGTTCACCCCAGCGGAAGTACGTGATCAGTTTGAACTGGCTATTTGGTTTGCGGAGCTTCCTGGAGATCGAACACTAGTGTGGTTAGCAAACAG AAACTTTCCAGTCACCAACAACGCAATCTTGGAGCTCGACACCACCGGAAATCTTGTCCTCATTGATGGCGACACCACTGTCTGGATGTCCAACACTTCCGGTGCAAGTGTAGAATATGCAATCATGTCAGAGTCTGGCAACTTCATCCTCTATAGCACGCCCAACTACACTGTATGGCAGAGTTTTTCACACCCAACTGACACTCTACTCCCAAATCAACCTCTCACAGTCTCATTAGGGCTAACAACATCTAATTCAGCTTCACAAGGTGGCTATTACACTCTCAAAATGCTTCAACAACCCAATTCACTAACCCTCGCTTTAACATACAATTTGCCTAAAACTTATAACAACTTGCCAGAATCTTTCACCAATTATTCCTACTGGCAAGCACCTGATATATCAAATGTGACTGGGGATGTTGTAGCAGTCTTAGATGATGCTGGAAGCTTTGGAATTGTTTATGGGGAATTCTTGGATGGTGCTGTGTATGTGTACAAGAATGATAATGATATAGGTGGATTGTCAGCAACCTCAAATATGACAACAAGGTCAGCAGTTCTTCGAAGATTGTCACTCGAGACCAATGGAAATATACGTTTGTATAGATGGGATGATGTAAATGGCTTGCCCCAATGGGTGCCAGAATGGGCTGCAGTTTCGAATCCATGTGATATTGCTGGAATTTGTGGCAATGGTGTATGTAATTTGGATAGAAGCGAGACCAATGCTTCTTGTACATGTTTACCGGGTACTTCTATGGTAGAAGGTCGTAGTCAGTGCTTGGAAAACTCATCGTTGATTGGTAAATGTGATTCACAGCATAAATATTCAACATCCGAGTTTAGGATTTCAACGGTGCAGCAAACCAATTactattattcttatttttctgTAATAGCAAATTATAGTGATATTGCCACTGTGTCAAAGTGTGGGGATGCTTGTTTATCGGATTGTGAGTGTGTTGCTTCTGTTTATGGGCTTGATGATGGGACGCCTTATTGTTGGGTGTTGAGGAGCTTGGACTTTGGTGGGTTTAAGGACGCTGACTCAACTCTCTTTGTGAAGGTTAGGTCTAATGGTTCAAACACACCAGAAGGCAAATCTGGGGGTTCTTCGGAAGGGTCCAAGAATGCAAGAGAGAAGGTCTTGGTTATTCCAATTGTTCTCAGCATGACAGTGCTCATTGGGCTGCTTTGTTTGTTATTATACTATAACATTCATAGAAAAAGAGCTTTAAAGAGAGCCTTGGAGAGCTCCTTGATCTTATCAGGTGCTCCATTGAATTTTAGCTACCGTGAGTTACAAACCCGGACATGGAATTTTAGCCAGTTGATTGGAACAG GAGGATTTGGGAATGTATATAAGGGAAGCCTAGCAGATGGGACTTTGGTTGCAGTGAAGAAACTAGATAGGGTGTTGCCTCATGGAGAGAAGGAATTTATAACTGAGGTGAACACTATTGGCTCCATGCATCACATGAACTTGGTTCGACTCTGTGGATACTGCTCTGAGGGGTCACAACG GCTTCTAGTTTATGAGTTCATGAAAAATGGGTCCTTGGACAAATGGATCTTTCCTTCATATAATTACAGAGACAGGCTACTAGATTGGCCAACTCGCTTCCATATAGCTGTGGCTACTGCACAAGGAATTGCATATTTCCATGAGCAGTGCAGAAATCGAATAATACATTGTGACATAAAGCCCGAAAATATTTTGTTAGATGAGAATTTCTGTCCTAAAGTATCTGATTTTGGACTAGCTAAGTTAATGGGAAGAGAGCACTCACACGTCGTCACTATGGTCAGAGGAACTAGAGGCTATTTAGCTCCAGAGTGGGTTAGTAACCGCCCTATAACTGTAAAGGCTGATGTTTATAGCTATGGAATGCTTCTTTTAGAGATTATTGGGGGAAGGAGAAATCTTGACACATCTTTAAATGCTGAGGACTTCTTCTTCCCTGGATGGGCTTTTAAG ATGACCAATGGGACACCAATAAAAGTTGCAGATAGGCGACTACAAGGGGCAGCAGAAGAAGAGGAACTCTTGCGAGCTCTGAAAGTTGCATTCTGGTGCATACAGGATGAGGTATTCACGAGACCTTCAATGGGGGATGTGGTGAAGATGTTGGAAGGATCAATTGATCACATCAACATGCCACCAATGCCACAGACGGTTCTGGAGTTGATTGAGGAAGGCCTAGATCAAGTATACAAAGCAATGAACACAGAGTTCAATCAGTTCAGCTCCTTCACGATCAATAGCACAATCCATAGCCATCGTTCATCTCAAGCTACATGTAGCCATTCCACAATGTCACCTAGATAG
- the LOC126698122 gene encoding G-type lectin S-receptor-like serine/threonine-protein kinase At5g24080 isoform X1: protein MASSSWILLCLCLASFGACMVASHISLGSRLLASEDQTWVSDNGTFAFGFTPAEVRDQFELAIWFAELPGDRTLVWLANRNFPVTNNAILELDTTGNLVLIDGDTTVWMSNTSGASVEYAIMSESGNFILYSTPNYTVWQSFSHPTDTLLPNQPLTVSLGLTTSNSASQGGYYTLKMLQQPNSLTLALTYNLPKTYNNLPESFTNYSYWQAPDISNVTGDVVAVLDDAGSFGIVYGEFLDGAVYVYKNDNDIGGLSATSNMTTRSAVLRRLSLETNGNIRLYRWDDVNGLPQWVPEWAAVSNPCDIAGICGNGVCNLDRSETNASCTCLPGTSMVEGRSQCLENSSLIGKCDSQHKYSTSEFRISTVQQTNYYYSYFSVIANYSDIATVSKCGDACLSDCECVASVYGLDDGTPYCWVLRSLDFGGFKDADSTLFVKVRSNGSNTPEGKSGGSSEGSKNAREKVLVIPIVLSMTVLIGLLCLLLYYNIHRKRALKRALESSLILSGAPLNFSYRELQTRTWNFSQLIGTGGFGNVYKGSLADGTLVAVKKLDRVLPHGEKEFITEVNTIGSMHHMNLVRLCGYCSEGSQRLLVYEFMKNGSLDKWIFPSYNYRDRLLDWPTRFHIAVATAQGIAYFHEQCRNRIIHCDIKPENILLDENFCPKVSDFGLAKLMGREHSHVVTMVRGTRGYLAPEWVSNRPITVKADVYSYGMLLLEIIGGRRNLDTSLNAEDFFFPGWAFKEMTNGTPIKVADRRLQGAAEEEELLRALKVAFWCIQDEVFTRPSMGDVVKMLEGSIDHINMPPMPQTVLELIEEGLDQVYKAMNTEFNQFSSFTINSTIHSHRSSQATCSHSTMSPR, encoded by the exons atggcttcttcttcttggatTTTGCTTTGCTTATGTCTAGCCAGTTTTGGCGCTTGCATGGTTGCTAGTCACATTAGTTTGGGTTCGAGACTGTTGGCTAGTGAGGACCAAACATGGGTTTCGGATAATGGCACGTTTGCTTTTGGGTTCACCCCAGCGGAAGTACGTGATCAGTTTGAACTGGCTATTTGGTTTGCGGAGCTTCCTGGAGATCGAACACTAGTGTGGTTAGCAAACAG AAACTTTCCAGTCACCAACAACGCAATCTTGGAGCTCGACACCACCGGAAATCTTGTCCTCATTGATGGCGACACCACTGTCTGGATGTCCAACACTTCCGGTGCAAGTGTAGAATATGCAATCATGTCAGAGTCTGGCAACTTCATCCTCTATAGCACGCCCAACTACACTGTATGGCAGAGTTTTTCACACCCAACTGACACTCTACTCCCAAATCAACCTCTCACAGTCTCATTAGGGCTAACAACATCTAATTCAGCTTCACAAGGTGGCTATTACACTCTCAAAATGCTTCAACAACCCAATTCACTAACCCTCGCTTTAACATACAATTTGCCTAAAACTTATAACAACTTGCCAGAATCTTTCACCAATTATTCCTACTGGCAAGCACCTGATATATCAAATGTGACTGGGGATGTTGTAGCAGTCTTAGATGATGCTGGAAGCTTTGGAATTGTTTATGGGGAATTCTTGGATGGTGCTGTGTATGTGTACAAGAATGATAATGATATAGGTGGATTGTCAGCAACCTCAAATATGACAACAAGGTCAGCAGTTCTTCGAAGATTGTCACTCGAGACCAATGGAAATATACGTTTGTATAGATGGGATGATGTAAATGGCTTGCCCCAATGGGTGCCAGAATGGGCTGCAGTTTCGAATCCATGTGATATTGCTGGAATTTGTGGCAATGGTGTATGTAATTTGGATAGAAGCGAGACCAATGCTTCTTGTACATGTTTACCGGGTACTTCTATGGTAGAAGGTCGTAGTCAGTGCTTGGAAAACTCATCGTTGATTGGTAAATGTGATTCACAGCATAAATATTCAACATCCGAGTTTAGGATTTCAACGGTGCAGCAAACCAATTactattattcttatttttctgTAATAGCAAATTATAGTGATATTGCCACTGTGTCAAAGTGTGGGGATGCTTGTTTATCGGATTGTGAGTGTGTTGCTTCTGTTTATGGGCTTGATGATGGGACGCCTTATTGTTGGGTGTTGAGGAGCTTGGACTTTGGTGGGTTTAAGGACGCTGACTCAACTCTCTTTGTGAAGGTTAGGTCTAATGGTTCAAACACACCAGAAGGCAAATCTGGGGGTTCTTCGGAAGGGTCCAAGAATGCAAGAGAGAAGGTCTTGGTTATTCCAATTGTTCTCAGCATGACAGTGCTCATTGGGCTGCTTTGTTTGTTATTATACTATAACATTCATAGAAAAAGAGCTTTAAAGAGAGCCTTGGAGAGCTCCTTGATCTTATCAGGTGCTCCATTGAATTTTAGCTACCGTGAGTTACAAACCCGGACATGGAATTTTAGCCAGTTGATTGGAACAG GAGGATTTGGGAATGTATATAAGGGAAGCCTAGCAGATGGGACTTTGGTTGCAGTGAAGAAACTAGATAGGGTGTTGCCTCATGGAGAGAAGGAATTTATAACTGAGGTGAACACTATTGGCTCCATGCATCACATGAACTTGGTTCGACTCTGTGGATACTGCTCTGAGGGGTCACAACG GCTTCTAGTTTATGAGTTCATGAAAAATGGGTCCTTGGACAAATGGATCTTTCCTTCATATAATTACAGAGACAGGCTACTAGATTGGCCAACTCGCTTCCATATAGCTGTGGCTACTGCACAAGGAATTGCATATTTCCATGAGCAGTGCAGAAATCGAATAATACATTGTGACATAAAGCCCGAAAATATTTTGTTAGATGAGAATTTCTGTCCTAAAGTATCTGATTTTGGACTAGCTAAGTTAATGGGAAGAGAGCACTCACACGTCGTCACTATGGTCAGAGGAACTAGAGGCTATTTAGCTCCAGAGTGGGTTAGTAACCGCCCTATAACTGTAAAGGCTGATGTTTATAGCTATGGAATGCTTCTTTTAGAGATTATTGGGGGAAGGAGAAATCTTGACACATCTTTAAATGCTGAGGACTTCTTCTTCCCTGGATGGGCTTTTAAG GAGATGACCAATGGGACACCAATAAAAGTTGCAGATAGGCGACTACAAGGGGCAGCAGAAGAAGAGGAACTCTTGCGAGCTCTGAAAGTTGCATTCTGGTGCATACAGGATGAGGTATTCACGAGACCTTCAATGGGGGATGTGGTGAAGATGTTGGAAGGATCAATTGATCACATCAACATGCCACCAATGCCACAGACGGTTCTGGAGTTGATTGAGGAAGGCCTAGATCAAGTATACAAAGCAATGAACACAGAGTTCAATCAGTTCAGCTCCTTCACGATCAATAGCACAATCCATAGCCATCGTTCATCTCAAGCTACATGTAGCCATTCCACAATGTCACCTAGATAG
- the LOC126698122 gene encoding G-type lectin S-receptor-like serine/threonine-protein kinase At5g24080 isoform X3 codes for MASSSWILLCLCLASFGACMVASHISLGSRLLASEDQTWVSDNGTFAFGFTPAEVRDQFELAIWFAELPGDRTLVWLANRNFPVTNNAILELDTTGNLVLIDGDTTVWMSNTSGASVEYAIMSESGNFILYSTPNYTVWQSFSHPTDTLLPNQPLTVSLGLTTSNSASQGGYYTLKMLQQPNSLTLALTYNLPKTYNNLPESFTNYSYWQAPDISNVTGDVVAVLDDAGSFGIVYGEFLDGAVYVYKNDNDIGGLSATSNMTTRSAVLRRLSLETNGNIRLYRWDDVNGLPQWVPEWAAVSNPCDIAGICGNGVCNLDRSETNASCTCLPGTSMVEGRSQCLENSSLIGKCDSQHKYSTSEFRISTVQQTNYYYSYFSVIANYSDIATVSKCGDACLSDCECVASVYGLDDGTPYCWVLRSLDFGGFKDADSTLFVKVRSNGSNTPEGKSGGSSEGSKNAREKVLVIPIVLSMTVLIGLLCLLLYYNIHRKRALKRALESSLILSGAPLNFSYRELQTRTWNFSQLIGTGGFGNVYKGSLADGTLVAVKKLDRVLPHGEKEFITEVNTIGSMHHMNLVRLCGYCSEGSQRLLVYEFMKNGSLDKWIFPSYNYRDRLLDWPTRFHIAVATAQGIAYFHEQCRNRIIHCDIKPENILLDENFCPKVSDFGLAKLMGREHSHVVTMVRGTRGYLAPEWEMTNGTPIKVADRRLQGAAEEEELLRALKVAFWCIQDEVFTRPSMGDVVKMLEGSIDHINMPPMPQTVLELIEEGLDQVYKAMNTEFNQFSSFTINSTIHSHRSSQATCSHSTMSPR; via the exons atggcttcttcttcttggatTTTGCTTTGCTTATGTCTAGCCAGTTTTGGCGCTTGCATGGTTGCTAGTCACATTAGTTTGGGTTCGAGACTGTTGGCTAGTGAGGACCAAACATGGGTTTCGGATAATGGCACGTTTGCTTTTGGGTTCACCCCAGCGGAAGTACGTGATCAGTTTGAACTGGCTATTTGGTTTGCGGAGCTTCCTGGAGATCGAACACTAGTGTGGTTAGCAAACAG AAACTTTCCAGTCACCAACAACGCAATCTTGGAGCTCGACACCACCGGAAATCTTGTCCTCATTGATGGCGACACCACTGTCTGGATGTCCAACACTTCCGGTGCAAGTGTAGAATATGCAATCATGTCAGAGTCTGGCAACTTCATCCTCTATAGCACGCCCAACTACACTGTATGGCAGAGTTTTTCACACCCAACTGACACTCTACTCCCAAATCAACCTCTCACAGTCTCATTAGGGCTAACAACATCTAATTCAGCTTCACAAGGTGGCTATTACACTCTCAAAATGCTTCAACAACCCAATTCACTAACCCTCGCTTTAACATACAATTTGCCTAAAACTTATAACAACTTGCCAGAATCTTTCACCAATTATTCCTACTGGCAAGCACCTGATATATCAAATGTGACTGGGGATGTTGTAGCAGTCTTAGATGATGCTGGAAGCTTTGGAATTGTTTATGGGGAATTCTTGGATGGTGCTGTGTATGTGTACAAGAATGATAATGATATAGGTGGATTGTCAGCAACCTCAAATATGACAACAAGGTCAGCAGTTCTTCGAAGATTGTCACTCGAGACCAATGGAAATATACGTTTGTATAGATGGGATGATGTAAATGGCTTGCCCCAATGGGTGCCAGAATGGGCTGCAGTTTCGAATCCATGTGATATTGCTGGAATTTGTGGCAATGGTGTATGTAATTTGGATAGAAGCGAGACCAATGCTTCTTGTACATGTTTACCGGGTACTTCTATGGTAGAAGGTCGTAGTCAGTGCTTGGAAAACTCATCGTTGATTGGTAAATGTGATTCACAGCATAAATATTCAACATCCGAGTTTAGGATTTCAACGGTGCAGCAAACCAATTactattattcttatttttctgTAATAGCAAATTATAGTGATATTGCCACTGTGTCAAAGTGTGGGGATGCTTGTTTATCGGATTGTGAGTGTGTTGCTTCTGTTTATGGGCTTGATGATGGGACGCCTTATTGTTGGGTGTTGAGGAGCTTGGACTTTGGTGGGTTTAAGGACGCTGACTCAACTCTCTTTGTGAAGGTTAGGTCTAATGGTTCAAACACACCAGAAGGCAAATCTGGGGGTTCTTCGGAAGGGTCCAAGAATGCAAGAGAGAAGGTCTTGGTTATTCCAATTGTTCTCAGCATGACAGTGCTCATTGGGCTGCTTTGTTTGTTATTATACTATAACATTCATAGAAAAAGAGCTTTAAAGAGAGCCTTGGAGAGCTCCTTGATCTTATCAGGTGCTCCATTGAATTTTAGCTACCGTGAGTTACAAACCCGGACATGGAATTTTAGCCAGTTGATTGGAACAG GAGGATTTGGGAATGTATATAAGGGAAGCCTAGCAGATGGGACTTTGGTTGCAGTGAAGAAACTAGATAGGGTGTTGCCTCATGGAGAGAAGGAATTTATAACTGAGGTGAACACTATTGGCTCCATGCATCACATGAACTTGGTTCGACTCTGTGGATACTGCTCTGAGGGGTCACAACG GCTTCTAGTTTATGAGTTCATGAAAAATGGGTCCTTGGACAAATGGATCTTTCCTTCATATAATTACAGAGACAGGCTACTAGATTGGCCAACTCGCTTCCATATAGCTGTGGCTACTGCACAAGGAATTGCATATTTCCATGAGCAGTGCAGAAATCGAATAATACATTGTGACATAAAGCCCGAAAATATTTTGTTAGATGAGAATTTCTGTCCTAAAGTATCTGATTTTGGACTAGCTAAGTTAATGGGAAGAGAGCACTCACACGTCGTCACTATGGTCAGAGGAACTAGAGGCTATTTAGCTCCAGAGTGG GAGATGACCAATGGGACACCAATAAAAGTTGCAGATAGGCGACTACAAGGGGCAGCAGAAGAAGAGGAACTCTTGCGAGCTCTGAAAGTTGCATTCTGGTGCATACAGGATGAGGTATTCACGAGACCTTCAATGGGGGATGTGGTGAAGATGTTGGAAGGATCAATTGATCACATCAACATGCCACCAATGCCACAGACGGTTCTGGAGTTGATTGAGGAAGGCCTAGATCAAGTATACAAAGCAATGAACACAGAGTTCAATCAGTTCAGCTCCTTCACGATCAATAGCACAATCCATAGCCATCGTTCATCTCAAGCTACATGTAGCCATTCCACAATGTCACCTAGATAG